The sequence GGATCCGCACCGCGGTGGACAACGACGCGACCCTCGGCGCGCTGGCCGAGCACCTCTTCGGCGCCGGCCGCGGTATCGACGAACTCGTCTACCTCAACGGCGGCGCCTCCGGCATTGGCGGAGGACTCGTGATCCGTGGTCTGGCCGCCACCGGCGCGAGCGGCTACGCGGGCGAGTTCGGGCACAACCGACCCGGCATCGAGGGCGCCGACCGTCGCACCGACGACGGCGTGCTCGAAGACGAGGTGAACCGGCGGCACCTGCTCGACCTGCTCGGGATCGACGACGCCGACGACGACGAGCTCGCCGCAGCCCTCGCCGCCACGGAGGCGCCCGAGGTGCACGCGGAACTGGTGCGGCAGGCCAAGATCCTCGGAAGTGCGCTGGCGAACGCGGTCAACGTGCTCAATCCGGCTCTCGTTGTTCTCGGTGGCTTCCTGGCGCTCGTCGACGAGGGGGCGCACGACCTGCTGGTCGACGAGCTCTCGCGGTTGGCGATGCCCGAGAGTGCTGCCGCGGTCGCGATCCGCGCCGCCGAACTCGGCTCCGACCGGCTGCTCGTCGGTGCAGCGGAGTTGGCGTTCCGCCCGCTGTGGGGGAGCACCAGGGCGTTCGACGCGTCCCGCTGAGCGCAGGATCCGCCGGCCGGAATACTCCCGGTCCTCCCGCCGCGGCCGAACACTACGCTGAGTCTCGTGACGAACTCGCGCGACATGGTCCACATCCCCGGCGGCACGTTCCTGATGGGGTCGGATGACTTCTATCCCGACGAACGGCCGGCGCACGAGCGCGAGGTCGAGTCGTTCTTCATCGACCGCTATCAGGTGACGAACGCGCAATACGCCGAGTTCGTCGGCGCCACCGGATACGTGACCGTCGCCGAACGAGAGCTCGATCCCGCCGCGTTCCCCGGAGCCGATCCCGCCGACCTCGTTCCCGGGGCGATGGTCTTCACTCCGACCGCCGGTCCGACGAATCTGGGTGACTGGCGCAACTGGTGGCGCTGGCAGCCCGGGGCGTTCTGGCGCAAGCCGTTCGGCCCTGACTCGTCGATCGATGACCGGCTGCAGCATCCGGTCGTCCACATCGCGTTCGAGGATGCCGTGGCCTACGCCGACTGGGTGGGGATGCGGCTGCCCACCGAGGCCGAACACGAATACGCGGCGCGGGGAGGACTCGAGGGTGCGGCCTTCGCCTGGGGCGACGAGGCGTACCCCGACGGGGTCGCACAGGCGAACTCGTGGCTCGGACGCTTCCCGTACGACAATCAGGGCGTCGGCGGCACGGCGCCCGTCGGCTCGTACCCGCCCAACGGTTACGGCCTCTACGACATGATCGCGAACGTCTGGGAGTGGACGACCGACTTCTACACTCCGCGCCACCTCCGCCTCTCGGACACCCCGGTCGATGCCGGCAAGCGCACGAACCTGCTCGCCGCCGCCAGTGCGCAGGAGGGTTTCCCCGACATCCCGCGCCGTGTGCTCAAGGGCGGATCGCACCTCTGTTCCCCGGACTACTGCCTGCGCTTCCGGCCCGCCGCGCGCTCGCCGCAGGCCGAGGACACCGGGATGTCGCACATCGGATTCCGGCTCACCCGCTCCGTGTGAGGGCCCCTGGGCACAGGCCCGGAATACTGCTTGGCTTCGACCGAGGGCACGTGCCCACCTCACCGGTCGAAGCTAGGAGTCACTCATGGCCGAGAAGCCCAACATCCTCATCATCTGGGGCGATGACATCGGCATCAGCAACCTCAGCACGTACTCCGACGGCCTGATGGGCTATCGGACCCCGAACATCGATCGCATCGCCCACGAGGGTGTGAAGTTCACCGACTACTACGGCGAGCAGAGCTGCACCGCGGGGCGGGCCGCCTTCATCACCGGCCAGAACCCCTACCGCACCGGCCTGACGAAGGTGGGGATGCCCGGGGCTCCGCTGGGCCTCCAGCCCGAGGACCCGACCATCGCCGATGCTCTCAAGCACCACGGCTACGCCACCGGGCAGTTCGGGAAGAACCACCTCGGCGACCGCGACGAGCACCTGCCGACCGCCCACGGTTTCGACGAGTTCTTCGGCAACCTCTATCACCTCAACGCGGAAGAGGAGCCGGAGCACCCGGACTACCCGACCGACGAGGAGTACCCCGGGTTCAGCGAGAAGTTCCGTCCGCGCGGGGTGCTGCACACCTGGGCGAACGGCGACGGCACGCAGCGCATCGAAGACACCGGTCCGCTGACGAAGAAGCGCATGGAGACGGTCGACGAGGAGTTCCGCGACGCGGCCGCCGACTTCATCCGCACGCAGGCCGAGGACGACACCCCGTTCTTCGTCTGGTTCAACTCGACGCACATGCACTTCCGCACGCACACCAAGGAAGAGAGCAAGGGGCGTGCGGGACGCTGGCAGTCGAACTACCACGACACGATGCTCGACCATGACGACGTCGTGGGCAGTCTGCTCGACCTCCTCGACGAGCTCGGACTGGCCGAGAACACCATCGTCATGTACTCCACCGACAACGGTCCGCACATGAACAGCTGGCCGGATGCGGGCATGACCCCCTTCCGCAACGAGAAGAACTCGAACTGGGAGGGTGCCTACCGGGTGCCCGCGATGGTCCGCTGGCCCGGGCACATCCCCGCGGGGACGACGCTCAACGGCATTGTGAGCCACAACGACTGGTTCGTCACGCTGCTCGCGGCCGTCGGTGACGACGACGTGGCCGAGCGGTTGAAGTCCGGGACCGAATTGCACGGGACCGAGTACAAGGTGCACCTCGACGGACACAACCAGCTCGACTACATCACGGGTGCGGTCGAGCACAGTCCGCGTCGACACTTCTTCTACGTCTCGGACGACGGCGACCTGACGGCGCTGCGTTTCGAGAACTGGAAGCTCGTGTTCCTGGAGCAGCGCGCCGCGGGAACGCTGCTGGTGTGGCAGGAGCCGTACATCGAGCTGCGCTTCCCGAAGCTGTTCAACCTGCGCACCGATCCGTACGAGCGTGCCGACATCACGTCGAACACATACTGGGACTGGGTGATCGACCGCATCTTCCTGTTCGTGCCGGCCCAGGCCTACGTCGCCCGCATGCTGCAGTCGCTCGCCGAGTTCCCGGCGCGGCAGGAGTCGGCGTCGTTCACGATCAACCAGGTCATGAAGAAGTTGAACACCACCGCCGGCAACTCCTGAGTCTTGAGCGGGTGACCTCCCGGTCACCCGCTCCGGATGAAAACCCCTGTCGTTCGCCATCGACGGTCGATAGTTTCTGGAGAGGTGGCGGATTCACCGCCGCTCTCACCTGAACCGATGAGGGACCTGATGAAGACATATCACGAGGGCGAGCGGTTCCCAGGCCGTATCGGTCGCACGTATGAGGAATCCGAACCGGCATTTCCGATGCCGCCGACAGCGCCGGAAGGCGCACCGAACGTCCTGTACATCGTGATCGACGACATCGGATTCGGATGGATCGATGCCTTCGGTGGTCTGATCCACACCCCGAACATCTCTCGGCTCGCCGACGGCGGCCTGCGCTACACCTCGTTCACCACGACGGCGCTGTGCTCACCGACCCGCTCGTGTCTGCTCACCGGTCGCAACCATCACTCGGTGGGAATGGCGAACATCCCCGAACTCGCGAGCGGGTTCCCGGGCTACAACGCCCGCCAGCCGCAGAACAAAGCCGGGATCGCGGCGATGCTCCACGATCACGGATACACGAGCTTCTGCATCGGCAAGTGGCACAACACGCCGTCCGAGGAGACCGGGATCTCCGGGCCCTACGATCGCTGGCCGACCGGCCCCGTGTTCGGGTTCGACCGGTTCTACGGTTTCCTGGGCGGCGATTCCGACCAGTGGTATCCGAAGCTCTTCCTCGACAGGGAGGCGATCGACCAGCCGCGGCTCCCGGAGGAGGGATACCACCTTTCCGAGGATCTGACGGAGCGGGCGATGAGCTGGATCGCCCAGCACAAGTCGCTGTCACCGGACAAGCCGTGGTTGACCTACCTGGCTTTCGGCGCGATGCACGCGCCGCACCACATCTGGCCGGAATGGGCGGACCGGTACAAGGGCAAGTTCGATTCGGGCTGGGACACCTACCGCGAGGAGACACTCGCAAGGCAGAAGGCGATGGGCATCGTCCCGGAGTCGGCGGAACTGTCGCCGATGCTCGAGGGCGTGCCCGAGTGGGACACCCTCTCGGCAGACGAGAAGCGTCTTTTCGCCCGCATGGCCGAGGTCTACGCCGGCTACATGGAACACACGGACGAGCAGATCGGCCGATTGATCGACTTCCTCGAAGAGACCGAGCAGCTGGAGAACACCCTCCTCTTCGTGTTCGTCGGCGACAACGGCTCTTCCGGTGAAGGCACCCTGAACGGTCTGTTCAACGAGCAGTCCGTGACGATCTTCGCCGGAGAGCCGCCCGAGACGGTCGAGCGGAACGTGGAGCGCATCGACCAGCTGGGTCAGCCCGGGTCGTACAACCACTATCCGGTCGGGTGGGCGTTCGCGGGGAACACGCCGTTCAAGCTGTGCAAGCAGTACACGCACTGGGGCGGTGTGCGCAACCCGATGGTGGTCCACTGGCCGGCCGGGATCAGCGCCGCCGGTGAGCTGCGCCATCAGTATCACCACGTCACCGACATCGTGCCGACCATCCTCGATGCGGTCGGCGTCGAAGCGCCGCGCTTCGTCAACTCCGTGCAGCAGGCGGAGATCGAGGGCGAGTCGATGCAGTACACCTTCGAGGCCGAACCCGACGCCCCGTCGACGCACGTGACCCAGTACTTCGAGATGCTCGGAAACAGGGGCCTGTACCACGATGGCTGGAAGGTGGTCACCTATCACGGGCGCAAACCCTGGGAGAACGCCGCCGCATGGTCGTTCGATGAGGACAAGTGGGAGCTGTACCACGTCGCCGAGGATCCGGCCGAGGCCCACAACCTCATGGAAGGCAAAGACGCGAGCAATCTCGACGATCCCGATGTGCGCAAGTGCATCGATCTCGTGTCGCTGTGGTGGGCAGAAGCGGGCAAGTACCAGGTGCTGCCTCTCGATGACCGGTTCCAGGCGCGCGCGCTCGATCGGGAGGCGCTGTACGCCGTCAACCCGAAGACGACCTGGTACGAGGGTGCCGTGCGCATCCAGCCGTTCGAGGCCCCGCCGACGCTCAGCCGGTCCTGGTCGATGAGCGCCGTCATCGAGGTTCCCGACGGAGGTGCGACCGGTCCTATCGCGGCGATGGGCGGCGACTCGTCCGGATGGAGCCTGTACTTGAACGACGGCGTCCCGACGTTCTGCTACAACTTCCCCGGGCCGGAGCTGACCTACATCCGCGGGACCGAGAAGCTCAGCCCCGGGCGTCACACCATCGACTACGTCTTCGAGAAGACGGGGCCGGAACCGCTCGGTGCCGGGGGCGTCGGACGGATCACCGTCGACGGAGCCGTGGTCGCCGACGGCGAGATCCCGCGAACGTGCACGGTCGGATACTCCATGGACGAGACGTTCGACATCGGATGGGACAAGGGGTCACCCGTCTCGGAGGACTACGGTCCCATTGCCGAGTTCACCGGGAAGATCATTCGCGTCGATTTCGATTCGCAGCCGGATCTGCACTCCGACCACGACGACCATCACGCGCAGCACCACGTCACCCAGGCGATGATGCGGCAGTAGGAGTACGCGACGAACGCCCCGCCCTCCACGCAGGAGGGCGGGGCGTTCTGCCGTCCTGTGGAGCTTCGCATCCCTCTCGGTTGCTTAGCCGCGAGGCGGGCCGGACGACTGCCGGATGATGAGCTCGTGCGCGGTCTCGATCGTCCGCGCCTCATCGCTCGCGGGGCGGAGGATGAGCGAGACGGCGTGCTGCCCCATCTCGAACATCGGGATGCGCGCGGTGGTGAGGGCGGGCGCGACATCCGGGGCGACGGAGATGTCGTCGAAGCCGACGACCGACATCTCCTCCGGCACGCGGATGCCGTGCTGTCGCAACTCGCTGAGGATGCCGATGGCCATCGCGTCGTTGAGGCCGACGATGGCGGTGACGTCGCGGTCGAGCAGCTCGCGTGCCCCCGCGATGCCGCCCTCGCGGGTGAATTCGTGGGAGACCACGACGAGCTCCAGGTCCGGATCGCTCGTGCCTTCGCGGAGCCCGGCGATGCGGTCGGCGACCGTGTTGAGGTCGAGCGGGCCGGCGACGACGCCGATCCGGCGGTGCCCCAGCTCGGCGAGGTGGCGTCCGACCGAGATGCCCGCACGGTGATTGTCGGGCAGCACCGCGTCGACCGGAAGGTGGTGGCGGCCGATGACCGCGGCACGGCCCCCGGACAGCGTGAAGTCGAGCAGCGCCTCGGTCATGCCCTGCTCGCGTGCGGGGTCGGCGTACCCGGAGCCGGCGATGATGATCGAGCCGACGCGTTGGCGCAGCAGCGACTTGACCTGCGCGAGCTCGCTGTCGGGGGTGCGGTCGGCCTGGGCGATCTGCACGGATCGGTTCTCGAGCGTCGCACTGCGGATCACGCCGCTGGCGATGTCGGAGAAGTAGGGGTCGCCGATCTCGTGCACCACGAGGCCGATCGTCGGCACGAGCCCGCCGGCGAGACCTCGCGCATGCATGTTGGGTTCGTAACCGAGCTGCTTCGCGATGACGCGCACGTGCGCCGCCACTTCGGGAGAGATGCCGGAGCCTCCGGTCATCGCCCGCGACGCGCTCGCCAGGGAGACCCCTGCGGTTTCGGCCACATCGATGAGTCGTGGCGCGCCTTCACGCTTCACGAAACCTCCCCCTTGTGGAGCAAGATCAACGCTGATTGCGAGGTAGGTTGCTCTTCGTTCTTCGGTCCCACTATAGTGGCGGAAGCGCTTACGAAAGCGCTTTCGCTACGATGACGTAGGAGACTCGGATGACTGCACCCAGACACGGTCGACGGATCGCGGCAGCGATCGGAACGCTGTCGATCGCCGCGCTCACGGTTTCGGCCTGCTCGGCCCCCGGCGATCAGGCGGAGGGGGGTGGATCCGACGATCCGATCGTTATCGGCATCTCGCTGCCGCTCACCGGCGACTTCTCCGAACCCGGCAAGGGTGTCGAGCGGGGCTATGAGGCCTGGCGCGACATCGTCAACGAGAACGGCGGCCTCCTCGGACGCCAGGTCGAGCTGAAGATCCTCGACGACCAGTCCAACGCCGACCGCGTGGTCTCGGACTACGAGTCGCTGATCGCGCAGGACGGCGTCGACCTCGTGTTCGGCCCGTTCTCGACCCGACTCGTCGTTCCCTCGGCGCGCGTCGCCCAGGAATACGGCATGCTCTTCGTCGAGCCGGCCGGCGCGGCGGAGGAGGTCTTCGAGCAGGGCTTCGACAACCTCTTCTACGCGGCCCCCGCGATCGCGAACGACCACTACAACAACCTCGCGGACTACCTGCTCGCGCTTCCCGAGGAGGAGCGGCCCGAGACGGTCGCCGTCGCCGCGATGGACGACCCCTTCGCGCAGGGCACCGCCTACGGCCTCAGGGACAAGCTCGAAGAGGGCGGGGTCGAGGTCGTCGTGAACGAGGTCTACCCGCCGAACACGACCGACTTCTCCACCATCGCGGCCAAGATCGCGCAGTCGGATGCCGACATGGTGATCGGCGGCACGCAGTATCAGGATGCCGTCAACCTGATCATCGCGCTGCAGCAGCTGAACTATCAGCCCGAGCTCGCGGCATTCTCGACCGCGCCGACCAACCCGGAATTCGCCGCTGCGATCGGCGGCGCGACCGAGGGCATCCTCGCTCCCACCGGCTACTCGCCGAAGTCGCAGTTCCCCAGCAACATCGAGTTCGTCGAGAAGTACACCGAGATGCACGGCAACCCGCCGTCCGAGGACGAGGCCAACGCCTACACGACCGGTCAGGTCGTCGCCGCTGCGGTCGAGGCCGCGGGCTGCGCCGAGCAGGGTGAATGCCAGCAGGAGCTCATCGACTGGCTGCGCGACAACTCCGTGGAGACCGTCGTCGGCGAGCTCAGCTGGGACGAGACGGGCAAGCCCACCGGCGCGCACCTCATCCAGCAGTGGATCGACGGCGAGATCCTGATCGTCCTCCCGGACGACGTCAAGGAAGCCGACTTCCTCTTCCCGAAGCCGACGTGGTGATCCGCACATCGTGAGTGGAGCACTGCTGCTGCAAAGCCTGATCCTCGGCATCCTGCTGGGAGGGCTCTACGCCCTCCTGGCGGCCGGGCTCACGCTGTACTTCGGAATCATGCGCGTCGTCATGATCGCGCACTCCGCCTTCCTCATCCTGGCCGCGTACCTCGCGTGGTGGTTCAACCGGGAGACCGGCATCGACCCCCTCGTGTCGCTCGTCGTCACGGTGCCCCTGTTCTTCCTGACGGGTGTCGTGATGCAGCGACTGCTCGTCTCGAGGCTCAAGCCGCTGACCTTGACCATGATG is a genomic window of Microbacterium maritypicum containing:
- a CDS encoding ROK family protein, whose product is MPPESAAPRSREANLAWILSIVHHDGPRSRSALTEATGLNRSTIAALVAELVGAGLVDERPPESSARAGRPSPVVAPSADVVAISVHPEVDAVEIAAVALDRSIRVRERIVNAAPPSTADVAALVAERIEGWRADALADCSVIGIGVAVPGLVRSADGVVRNAPHLGWTDEPLAARIQEATGIRTAVDNDATLGALAEHLFGAGRGIDELVYLNGGASGIGGGLVIRGLAATGASGYAGEFGHNRPGIEGADRRTDDGVLEDEVNRRHLLDLLGIDDADDDELAAALAATEAPEVHAELVRQAKILGSALANAVNVLNPALVVLGGFLALVDEGAHDLLVDELSRLAMPESAAAVAIRAAELGSDRLLVGAAELAFRPLWGSTRAFDASR
- a CDS encoding arylsulfatase, translated to MKTYHEGERFPGRIGRTYEESEPAFPMPPTAPEGAPNVLYIVIDDIGFGWIDAFGGLIHTPNISRLADGGLRYTSFTTTALCSPTRSCLLTGRNHHSVGMANIPELASGFPGYNARQPQNKAGIAAMLHDHGYTSFCIGKWHNTPSEETGISGPYDRWPTGPVFGFDRFYGFLGGDSDQWYPKLFLDREAIDQPRLPEEGYHLSEDLTERAMSWIAQHKSLSPDKPWLTYLAFGAMHAPHHIWPEWADRYKGKFDSGWDTYREETLARQKAMGIVPESAELSPMLEGVPEWDTLSADEKRLFARMAEVYAGYMEHTDEQIGRLIDFLEETEQLENTLLFVFVGDNGSSGEGTLNGLFNEQSVTIFAGEPPETVERNVERIDQLGQPGSYNHYPVGWAFAGNTPFKLCKQYTHWGGVRNPMVVHWPAGISAAGELRHQYHHVTDIVPTILDAVGVEAPRFVNSVQQAEIEGESMQYTFEAEPDAPSTHVTQYFEMLGNRGLYHDGWKVVTYHGRKPWENAAAWSFDEDKWELYHVAEDPAEAHNLMEGKDASNLDDPDVRKCIDLVSLWWAEAGKYQVLPLDDRFQARALDREALYAVNPKTTWYEGAVRIQPFEAPPTLSRSWSMSAVIEVPDGGATGPIAAMGGDSSGWSLYLNDGVPTFCYNFPGPELTYIRGTEKLSPGRHTIDYVFEKTGPEPLGAGGVGRITVDGAVVADGEIPRTCTVGYSMDETFDIGWDKGSPVSEDYGPIAEFTGKIIRVDFDSQPDLHSDHDDHHAQHHVTQAMMRQ
- a CDS encoding arylsulfatase yields the protein MAEKPNILIIWGDDIGISNLSTYSDGLMGYRTPNIDRIAHEGVKFTDYYGEQSCTAGRAAFITGQNPYRTGLTKVGMPGAPLGLQPEDPTIADALKHHGYATGQFGKNHLGDRDEHLPTAHGFDEFFGNLYHLNAEEEPEHPDYPTDEEYPGFSEKFRPRGVLHTWANGDGTQRIEDTGPLTKKRMETVDEEFRDAAADFIRTQAEDDTPFFVWFNSTHMHFRTHTKEESKGRAGRWQSNYHDTMLDHDDVVGSLLDLLDELGLAENTIVMYSTDNGPHMNSWPDAGMTPFRNEKNSNWEGAYRVPAMVRWPGHIPAGTTLNGIVSHNDWFVTLLAAVGDDDVAERLKSGTELHGTEYKVHLDGHNQLDYITGAVEHSPRRHFFYVSDDGDLTALRFENWKLVFLEQRAAGTLLVWQEPYIELRFPKLFNLRTDPYERADITSNTYWDWVIDRIFLFVPAQAYVARMLQSLAEFPARQESASFTINQVMKKLNTTAGNS
- a CDS encoding formylglycine-generating enzyme family protein, translated to MVHIPGGTFLMGSDDFYPDERPAHEREVESFFIDRYQVTNAQYAEFVGATGYVTVAERELDPAAFPGADPADLVPGAMVFTPTAGPTNLGDWRNWWRWQPGAFWRKPFGPDSSIDDRLQHPVVHIAFEDAVAYADWVGMRLPTEAEHEYAARGGLEGAAFAWGDEAYPDGVAQANSWLGRFPYDNQGVGGTAPVGSYPPNGYGLYDMIANVWEWTTDFYTPRHLRLSDTPVDAGKRTNLLAAASAQEGFPDIPRRVLKGGSHLCSPDYCLRFRPAARSPQAEDTGMSHIGFRLTRSV
- a CDS encoding amino acid ABC transporter substrate-binding protein; its protein translation is MTAPRHGRRIAAAIGTLSIAALTVSACSAPGDQAEGGGSDDPIVIGISLPLTGDFSEPGKGVERGYEAWRDIVNENGGLLGRQVELKILDDQSNADRVVSDYESLIAQDGVDLVFGPFSTRLVVPSARVAQEYGMLFVEPAGAAEEVFEQGFDNLFYAAPAIANDHYNNLADYLLALPEEERPETVAVAAMDDPFAQGTAYGLRDKLEEGGVEVVVNEVYPPNTTDFSTIAAKIAQSDADMVIGGTQYQDAVNLIIALQQLNYQPELAAFSTAPTNPEFAAAIGGATEGILAPTGYSPKSQFPSNIEFVEKYTEMHGNPPSEDEANAYTTGQVVAAAVEAAGCAEQGECQQELIDWLRDNSVETVVGELSWDETGKPTGAHLIQQWIDGEILIVLPDDVKEADFLFPKPTW
- a CDS encoding LacI family DNA-binding transcriptional regulator, which produces MKREGAPRLIDVAETAGVSLASASRAMTGGSGISPEVAAHVRVIAKQLGYEPNMHARGLAGGLVPTIGLVVHEIGDPYFSDIASGVIRSATLENRSVQIAQADRTPDSELAQVKSLLRQRVGSIIIAGSGYADPAREQGMTEALLDFTLSGGRAAVIGRHHLPVDAVLPDNHRAGISVGRHLAELGHRRIGVVAGPLDLNTVADRIAGLREGTSDPDLELVVVSHEFTREGGIAGARELLDRDVTAIVGLNDAMAIGILSELRQHGIRVPEEMSVVGFDDISVAPDVAPALTTARIPMFEMGQHAVSLILRPASDEARTIETAHELIIRQSSGPPRG